A region from the Halosolutus gelatinilyticus genome encodes:
- a CDS encoding geranylgeranyl reductase family protein yields the protein MYDFVVVGVGPAGARFSRRAAENGYDVLALEQGTVGTPLACSGHVSTDVWEFTGDGARTDLFQNEVYGARFHVGGPHSGAYPFYKREVASNVIDRVGLDRHLADLAREAGADVREEHTVTGVTDRRDRVEITASGPDGAVEFEAKMVAGCDGPRSRVRGALDLPEPGELLHGVLAFSEEADDQDFVDVHLTPPTFFAWRIPRGDAGVEYGLAAPPGVEVTKHFEELIDGYEIDVSRRCSGAIPIGPPDRVTSRRGFLIGDAAAQTKPFTGGGILYGMTSADHAARTIDPDRPTTLAAYEHAWRADLEREMELGRWLRQAYSLPEPIQRIGLGALSGEIGVHMDRPTSLLSTAHLKAMLSRGRGEDAGRSGGNERPS from the coding sequence ATGTACGACTTCGTCGTCGTGGGCGTCGGCCCTGCCGGCGCCCGGTTCTCGAGGCGGGCCGCCGAGAACGGCTACGACGTTCTCGCCCTGGAACAGGGCACCGTCGGGACGCCGCTGGCCTGTTCGGGACACGTCAGCACGGACGTCTGGGAGTTCACCGGCGACGGCGCCCGCACAGACCTGTTCCAGAACGAGGTCTACGGCGCCCGGTTCCACGTCGGCGGTCCGCACAGCGGCGCCTACCCCTTCTACAAGCGCGAGGTGGCCTCGAACGTCATCGATCGGGTCGGCCTGGACCGCCACCTCGCGGATCTCGCGCGCGAGGCCGGCGCGGACGTTCGCGAGGAACACACCGTGACGGGCGTGACCGATCGCCGTGATCGCGTCGAAATCACCGCGAGCGGCCCCGACGGTGCGGTCGAGTTCGAGGCGAAGATGGTCGCCGGCTGCGACGGCCCGCGATCGCGCGTTCGAGGGGCGCTCGACCTCCCCGAACCCGGCGAACTGCTCCACGGCGTGCTGGCCTTCTCGGAGGAGGCCGACGACCAGGACTTCGTCGACGTCCACCTCACGCCGCCGACGTTCTTCGCCTGGCGCATCCCCCGCGGCGACGCCGGCGTCGAGTACGGCCTGGCCGCCCCGCCCGGCGTCGAGGTGACCAAGCACTTCGAGGAACTGATCGACGGCTACGAGATCGACGTCTCCCGCCGCTGTTCGGGCGCGATCCCGATCGGCCCGCCCGATCGCGTCACGAGTCGACGGGGCTTCCTGATCGGCGACGCGGCCGCCCAGACCAAGCCCTTCACCGGGGGCGGCATCCTCTACGGGATGACCAGCGCGGACCACGCCGCCCGGACGATCGATCCCGATCGGCCGACGACGCTGGCCGCCTACGAGCACGCCTGGCGTGCGGACCTCGAACGCGAGATGGAGCTCGGCCGCTGGCTCCGACAGGCGTACTCGCTCCCCGAGCCGATCCAGCGGATCGGCCTCGGCGCGCTCTCCGGCGAGATCGGCGTCCACATGGATCGACCCACGTCGCTGCTCTCGACGGCTCATCTGAAGGCAATGCTCTCGCGGGGACGCGGCGAAGACGCGGGCCGCAGCGGCGGTAACGAGCGCCCGTCGTGA
- a CDS encoding cyclase family protein: MCGSVADADLIDLSIGLVDGVESEPFPPSVDAFDHEEGAERLAATLRSQGYDVDADDFPDGMGLAWEEVRAIAHAGTHLDAPWHYGPDVDGEPAKTIDEIPLEWCRGNAVVLDFRRKDPGDEISRADIAGALADLDHDLSPGELVLIQTGADELWGTPEYLTDFPGMSAAGTKFLVERGVRVIGTDAYGFDKPFATMGERYEETGDEVELWPAHLAGREVEYCQIEKMANLDALPRRTEVPIVAFPIEIEGGSAGWVRPVAMLDGRGGESGGETA, from the coding sequence ATGTGTGGCTCGGTAGCAGATGCCGATCTGATCGACCTGAGTATCGGACTCGTGGACGGCGTCGAGAGCGAACCGTTTCCGCCGAGCGTCGACGCCTTCGACCACGAGGAGGGGGCGGAACGGCTCGCGGCGACCCTCCGATCGCAGGGGTACGACGTCGATGCGGACGATTTTCCCGACGGAATGGGCCTGGCGTGGGAGGAGGTCCGCGCGATCGCGCACGCCGGCACCCACCTCGACGCGCCGTGGCATTACGGCCCTGACGTCGACGGCGAGCCCGCGAAGACGATCGACGAGATCCCGCTCGAGTGGTGTCGCGGGAACGCGGTCGTCCTCGATTTCCGGAGGAAAGACCCCGGCGACGAAATCTCCCGCGCGGACATAGCGGGCGCGCTGGCCGACCTCGATCACGACCTCTCGCCGGGCGAACTCGTCCTGATTCAGACCGGGGCCGACGAGCTGTGGGGGACGCCGGAGTACCTGACGGACTTTCCCGGCATGAGCGCGGCCGGCACGAAGTTCCTCGTCGAGCGGGGCGTGCGGGTGATCGGCACCGACGCCTACGGCTTCGACAAACCGTTCGCGACGATGGGCGAGCGCTACGAAGAGACCGGCGACGAGGTGGAACTGTGGCCGGCGCACCTCGCCGGCCGCGAGGTCGAGTACTGCCAGATCGAGAAGATGGCCAACCTCGACGCGCTTCCGCGGCGGACCGAGGTGCCGATCGTCGCCTTCCCGATCGAGATCGAGGGGGGAAGCGCCGGGTGGGTCCGGCCGGTGGCGATGCTCGACGGCCGCGGCGGCGAAAGCGGGGGTGAGACGGCGTGA
- a CDS encoding aminomethyltransferase family protein — protein MSVIEAVHADLGATFGERDGRTIVEHYGRPERTHRAVRNGVGLLEAAYGVLVVEGDDRVEYVDNVVSNRVPGEDGQGCYALVLDPQGAVEVELYVYNAGERLLLFTPPGEAEPLAEDWSEKVFIQDVEIRVATDDYAIFGVHGPTATEKIASVLTGSGSPDRRYSFVRGSMGDEGVTVVRTDALTGEESYEVVCTADAAEAVYDVLLNHGLNAAPFGYRTWDTLCLEAGSPLFHTELEGTIPNVLGLRNALDFEKGCYVGQEVVSRVENRGQPSRRLVGLTIATEDGEDDESEEPRVPDSGAAVFDGDSSVGEVTRAGVSPLLEDVIALAIVDYGLASDDLTVRVGGEEVPAARTELPFVEGSDASDRLPEY, from the coding sequence ATGAGCGTTATCGAGGCTGTGCACGCGGATCTCGGCGCCACGTTCGGCGAGCGTGACGGCCGAACGATCGTCGAGCACTACGGCCGACCGGAGCGAACCCATCGGGCCGTTCGCAACGGCGTCGGCTTGCTCGAGGCGGCCTACGGCGTGCTCGTCGTCGAGGGCGACGATCGCGTCGAGTACGTCGACAACGTCGTCTCGAACCGGGTCCCCGGCGAGGACGGGCAGGGCTGTTACGCGCTCGTGCTCGACCCCCAGGGTGCCGTTGAGGTCGAGCTCTACGTCTACAACGCCGGCGAGCGACTCCTGCTGTTCACGCCGCCGGGCGAGGCCGAGCCGCTCGCCGAGGACTGGTCCGAGAAGGTGTTCATCCAGGACGTCGAGATCCGCGTCGCCACCGACGACTACGCGATTTTCGGCGTCCACGGTCCCACGGCCACGGAGAAGATCGCGAGCGTTCTCACCGGATCCGGGTCGCCCGATCGGCGCTACTCGTTCGTCCGCGGATCGATGGGCGACGAGGGGGTGACGGTCGTCCGCACCGACGCGCTCACCGGCGAGGAGAGCTACGAGGTCGTCTGCACGGCCGACGCCGCTGAAGCCGTCTACGACGTCCTGTTGAACCACGGCCTCAACGCGGCCCCGTTCGGCTACCGCACCTGGGACACGCTCTGTCTCGAAGCCGGCTCCCCGCTGTTTCACACCGAACTGGAGGGGACGATCCCGAACGTCCTCGGTCTCCGTAACGCCCTGGACTTCGAGAAGGGCTGTTACGTCGGCCAGGAGGTCGTCTCCCGCGTCGAGAACCGCGGACAGCCCAGCCGACGACTCGTCGGGTTGACGATCGCGACCGAGGATGGCGAGGATGACGAAAGCGAGGAGCCGCGGGTCCCCGACTCCGGCGCGGCCGTCTTCGACGGGGACTCCTCGGTCGGCGAGGTGACCCGCGCCGGCGTCAGCCCGCTCCTGGAGGACGTTATTGCGCTCGCGATCGTCGACTACGGCCTCGCTAGCGACGACTTGACCGTTCGTGTCGGCGGGGAGGAAGTGCCCGCCGCCCGAACCGAACTCCCGTTCGTCGAAGGGTCGGACGCCTCCGATCGGCTTCCGGAATACTAG
- a CDS encoding FAD-binding oxidoreductase: MAVTTTPADDGAIRGFEEGLHGELLRPEDPKYDDRRAVWNGMIDRSPALIVRAMGVSDAIAAVTFAREQDLLLAVRGGGHNIAGNAVCDDGLLLDLSAMRSVRVDPERQTARVEPGATLADVDHETQAFGLATPFGINSTTGVAGLTLGGGFGWLTRKYGMTVDNLRSVDIVTADGELRRASEDENPDLFWGIRGGGGNFGVVTSFEFDLHEVGPEVLAGPIVYRGEDAPAVLRHVRDFNEEAPDEATVWAVLRKAPPLPFLPEDVHGVGVVIVVAFYSGDMDEGEEVLAPVRKFGDPIADAVGPHSYAAFQQSFDPLLTEGARNYWKSHFFHEFSDGAIDTVVEYAETLPSPLSEIFFGQLAGAMARIPADATAFPHRDAEYAMNVHTRWEDPADDDRCIAWARKFYDAMAPHATGGVYANFVSEREGDEHIAYGENYDRLVEVKTKYDPDNLFRMNQNVKPAA, translated from the coding sequence ATGGCAGTAACTACCACTCCCGCGGACGACGGTGCAATACGCGGATTCGAGGAGGGGCTTCACGGGGAACTGCTCCGTCCCGAGGATCCGAAGTACGACGACCGCCGAGCCGTCTGGAACGGCATGATCGACCGATCGCCGGCGCTCATCGTTCGCGCGATGGGCGTCTCGGACGCGATCGCGGCGGTGACCTTCGCCCGCGAGCAGGACCTCCTCCTCGCGGTGCGCGGCGGCGGACACAACATCGCCGGCAACGCCGTCTGCGACGACGGCCTGCTACTCGACCTCTCGGCGATGCGATCGGTCCGCGTCGATCCGGAGCGCCAGACCGCCCGGGTCGAGCCTGGGGCGACCCTCGCCGACGTCGATCACGAGACGCAGGCGTTCGGGCTGGCCACCCCGTTCGGGATCAACTCGACGACCGGCGTCGCGGGGCTCACCCTCGGCGGCGGATTCGGGTGGCTCACTCGGAAGTACGGGATGACCGTTGACAACCTGCGATCGGTCGACATCGTCACTGCTGACGGCGAACTCCGGCGCGCGAGCGAGGACGAGAACCCGGATCTCTTCTGGGGGATCCGCGGCGGCGGCGGCAACTTCGGCGTGGTCACCTCCTTCGAGTTCGACCTCCACGAGGTCGGTCCGGAGGTGCTCGCGGGACCGATCGTCTACCGCGGCGAGGACGCGCCGGCGGTGCTCCGACACGTCCGCGACTTCAACGAGGAGGCGCCCGACGAGGCGACCGTCTGGGCCGTCCTCCGCAAGGCGCCGCCGCTCCCGTTCCTGCCGGAGGATGTCCACGGCGTGGGCGTCGTCATCGTCGTCGCGTTCTACAGCGGCGATATGGACGAGGGCGAGGAGGTGCTGGCCCCGGTTCGAAAGTTCGGCGATCCCATCGCCGACGCCGTCGGCCCCCATTCGTACGCCGCGTTCCAGCAGTCGTTCGATCCGCTGCTCACCGAGGGCGCCCGGAACTACTGGAAGTCGCACTTCTTCCACGAGTTTTCCGACGGGGCCATCGACACCGTCGTCGAGTACGCGGAGACGCTTCCGTCCCCGCTCTCGGAGATCTTCTTCGGGCAGCTCGCCGGTGCGATGGCGCGGATTCCGGCGGACGCGACCGCCTTCCCCCACCGCGACGCCGAGTACGCGATGAACGTCCACACGCGCTGGGAGGACCCGGCCGACGACGACCGCTGTATCGCCTGGGCGAGAAAGTTCTACGACGCCATGGCGCCGCACGCGACCGGCGGCGTCTACGCGAACTTCGTCAGCGAACGCGAGGGCGACGAGCACATCGCCTACGGCGAGAACTACGATCGGCTGGTCGAGGTAAAGACGAAATACGATCCGGACAACCTGTTCCGGATGAACCAGAACGTCAAACCGGCCGCCTGA
- a CDS encoding DUF6432 family protein: MKAKREYRNRARTEVAVLDALVDRAEEGMTVFELRAAVEVGIDDLEEALGTLKADDLIVVDASANETVIKPADRVVPDVPADEESDESIGEWLRKRIPF; the protein is encoded by the coding sequence ATGAAAGCAAAGCGGGAGTACCGAAACCGGGCACGGACGGAGGTCGCGGTACTCGACGCGCTGGTCGATCGAGCGGAGGAGGGAATGACCGTCTTCGAGCTTCGTGCGGCCGTCGAGGTCGGCATCGACGACTTAGAGGAGGCCCTGGGGACGCTGAAAGCCGACGACCTGATCGTCGTCGACGCCTCCGCGAACGAGACGGTGATCAAACCCGCCGATCGGGTCGTTCCCGACGTGCCGGCCGACGAGGAATCCGACGAATCGATCGGCGAGTGGCTGCGCAAGCGGATCCCTTTTTGA
- a CDS encoding DUF7093 family protein — MVLRCSLLGHDYGDPDVDREREERGSEVVVTVQEYEECARCGQRHVISENTEVTSLTTETAADPRPDEPEADADDAASTPDAEPTDSAADDIDIPTDENGDPITDDAEILEDEEPTPDRDREHGEWPDSEDVGPPVGADTEPAAWPDADDEQSVDDETEPAAWPDADEEPIDDAVLLETDATAEAERGDGASIGLDAEPPETGAIEAEPSAADPEGLGIERATSAPAPAEGRDSPDDDVPMELYCPRCDYIAGNVRTSLRTGDICPECRKGYLGERER; from the coding sequence ATGGTCCTGCGATGTTCGCTGCTCGGACACGACTACGGAGACCCCGACGTCGATCGCGAGCGCGAAGAACGGGGCAGTGAGGTCGTCGTAACCGTCCAGGAGTACGAAGAGTGCGCTCGGTGCGGCCAGAGACACGTCATCAGCGAGAACACCGAAGTGACGAGTCTCACCACCGAGACGGCCGCCGATCCACGCCCCGACGAACCCGAAGCCGACGCCGACGACGCGGCGAGTACGCCGGACGCGGAGCCGACGGATTCCGCAGCCGACGACATCGACATTCCGACCGACGAGAACGGCGACCCGATCACCGACGACGCGGAGATCCTCGAGGACGAGGAGCCGACCCCCGACCGCGATCGCGAACACGGCGAGTGGCCCGACTCCGAAGACGTCGGTCCGCCGGTCGGCGCGGACACGGAGCCCGCAGCGTGGCCCGACGCCGACGACGAGCAGTCGGTCGACGACGAGACCGAACCCGCGGCGTGGCCCGACGCCGACGAGGAGCCGATCGACGACGCCGTTCTGCTCGAGACGGACGCCACTGCCGAGGCCGAGCGCGGCGACGGCGCGTCGATCGGCCTCGACGCCGAACCCCCGGAGACGGGAGCGATCGAAGCCGAGCCGTCCGCAGCCGACCCCGAGGGACTCGGTATCGAACGCGCCACGTCGGCGCCCGCCCCCGCCGAGGGACGCGACAGCCCCGACGACGACGTTCCGATGGAGCTCTACTGCCCCCGCTGCGACTACATCGCCGGTAACGTCCGGACGTCGCTTCGAACGGGTGACATCTGCCCCGAGTGTCGAAAGGGATACCTCGGGGAACGAGAGCGGTAG
- a CDS encoding TIGR00341 family protein translates to MRYLEVTVPEGKRRPVLDMLEEEGIDYVVSDETSGRGFTAVVRFPLPTRAVEPVLDRLRRAGIGGESSVVVIDAETVISEEFSSLQEQYSHGGQKGARTSRQVLRTKADELTPPFRIYAVMLLISAVVATAGLLADSPAVVIGAMVIAPLLGPALASSVGIVTGDRHLKSTGFRYQAIGVTMVVAASIGLAVLARAAGLEPSGVDIVVATELEERVSPNLFSIAVALGAGIAGILSLTRGFSEAIVGVMIAAALIPPSAAVGITVAWGMFGAAIGATALVVVNLLSINLAALGTLWVAGYRPQGLFEVSPTRRPTYAYATIFSIALLVLAAPLAGVTLLDFHTTELESAAEDEVDAVLAEPRYEELESEAVAIELDGDYPIQSVDRVVVTVSGPEPGPEPGLADRLYQEISPHADGELTVEVQYVVAEERGGGDDTDAQRVASRTANGP, encoded by the coding sequence ATGCGCTATCTCGAGGTCACGGTCCCGGAGGGGAAGCGACGACCCGTGCTCGACATGCTCGAGGAGGAGGGAATCGACTACGTCGTCAGCGACGAGACCAGCGGCAGGGGGTTCACGGCAGTGGTCCGGTTTCCGCTCCCGACGCGGGCCGTCGAACCGGTGCTCGATCGGCTCCGACGGGCCGGCATCGGCGGCGAGTCCAGCGTGGTCGTGATCGACGCGGAGACGGTCATCTCGGAAGAGTTCTCGTCGCTTCAGGAGCAGTACAGCCACGGCGGCCAGAAGGGTGCGCGTACGTCGCGGCAGGTCCTCCGCACGAAGGCCGACGAACTCACGCCCCCGTTTCGGATCTACGCGGTCATGCTGCTCATCAGCGCCGTCGTCGCCACCGCCGGGCTGCTGGCCGACTCCCCGGCGGTCGTGATCGGGGCGATGGTCATCGCGCCGCTGCTCGGACCCGCGCTCGCGTCCAGCGTCGGCATCGTCACCGGCGATCGGCATCTCAAATCGACGGGCTTCAGGTATCAGGCGATCGGCGTCACGATGGTCGTCGCCGCCTCGATCGGTCTCGCCGTCCTCGCCCGCGCGGCCGGCCTCGAACCGTCGGGAGTCGACATCGTCGTCGCGACGGAACTCGAAGAGCGGGTCTCGCCGAACCTGTTCTCGATCGCGGTGGCGCTCGGCGCCGGCATCGCGGGCATCCTGAGCCTCACACGGGGATTTTCGGAGGCGATCGTCGGCGTGATGATCGCCGCGGCGCTCATCCCGCCCTCGGCCGCGGTCGGGATCACGGTCGCCTGGGGAATGTTCGGCGCGGCGATCGGCGCCACTGCCCTCGTGGTGGTGAACCTCCTGTCGATCAACCTCGCCGCGCTGGGCACGCTGTGGGTCGCGGGTTACCGCCCGCAGGGGTTGTTCGAGGTGTCGCCGACCCGGAGACCGACGTACGCCTACGCGACGATCTTCAGCATTGCGCTGCTCGTCCTGGCCGCGCCGCTGGCCGGCGTGACCCTCCTCGACTTCCACACGACCGAACTCGAGTCGGCCGCCGAGGACGAGGTCGACGCGGTGCTCGCGGAGCCGCGGTACGAGGAACTCGAATCCGAAGCGGTCGCGATCGAACTCGACGGCGACTACCCGATCCAGTCGGTCGATCGGGTCGTCGTTACGGTCTCCGGGCCGGAACCGGGGCCGGAACCCGGGTTGGCCGATCGGCTCTACCAGGAAATCAGCCCCCACGCCGACGGCGAGCTAACCGTCGAGGTGCAGTACGTCGTCGCCGAGGAACGGGGTGGCGGCGACGACACCGACGCGCAGCGGGTGGCAAGTCGAACCGCGAACGGGCCGTGA
- a CDS encoding FAD-binding oxidoreductase → MVTMGKPPGETALAALPSEAVRSFEDEFGGRVVYPADPEYDEERRIWNGMIDRYPAIVAHCGGTADVVAAVTFAREQGLSVAVRSGGHNVAGTAVRDGSLVVDLSEMNGVRVDPDAGTARVEGGATLGDVDRETQLFGLATALGVVSETGVAGLTLNGGYGHLSRQYGLALDNLRSVDVVTADGRVHTADGDRDADLFWGVRGSGGALGVVTSFEFDCHAVGPEVYALFAWYRGDDAAAAMARYREWTADAPRTASALAFTAHVPELDEFPEDSWGEPAVAFLGSYRGDLADADEVFAPLREGANPIADLGGPMAYADLQSMLDEDYPDGLRYYWKSVYLDELTDEVVDLMIRHNEAAPSALSTIDVWHLGDAVAEVPTDETAFWHREKPYMLTFEANWEDPADDDANVTWARNRIDVVRALSVASGGYGNFPGMNEDPGTAVYGDNYDRLVELKTRYDPDNLFPGSRTIEPRSAD, encoded by the coding sequence ATGGTAACAATGGGCAAACCACCGGGCGAGACGGCGCTTGCTGCCCTCCCGAGCGAGGCCGTTCGATCGTTCGAGGACGAGTTCGGCGGTCGCGTCGTCTATCCGGCGGATCCGGAGTACGACGAGGAACGGCGGATCTGGAACGGCATGATAGACAGGTATCCGGCGATCGTCGCCCACTGTGGCGGCACCGCGGACGTCGTCGCGGCGGTGACCTTCGCCCGCGAGCAGGGGCTGTCGGTCGCCGTCCGGAGCGGCGGACACAACGTGGCCGGGACGGCCGTCCGCGACGGCAGCCTCGTCGTCGACCTCTCCGAGATGAACGGCGTTCGCGTCGATCCCGATGCAGGCACGGCGCGCGTCGAGGGCGGCGCGACGCTCGGCGACGTCGATCGCGAGACGCAACTGTTCGGCCTCGCGACGGCCCTCGGCGTCGTCTCGGAGACCGGCGTCGCGGGGCTGACGCTCAACGGCGGCTACGGGCACCTGAGCCGCCAGTACGGCCTGGCGCTCGACAACCTGCGATCGGTCGACGTCGTCACCGCGGACGGCCGGGTGCACACCGCCGACGGCGACCGGGACGCGGACCTGTTCTGGGGAGTCCGCGGAAGCGGCGGCGCGCTCGGCGTCGTCACCTCCTTCGAGTTCGACTGCCACGCGGTCGGTCCCGAGGTGTACGCGCTCTTCGCGTGGTACCGCGGCGACGACGCGGCCGCGGCGATGGCTCGGTACCGCGAGTGGACCGCCGACGCGCCCCGGACAGCGAGCGCGCTCGCGTTCACCGCGCACGTCCCCGAACTCGACGAGTTCCCCGAGGACTCGTGGGGCGAACCAGCCGTGGCGTTTCTCGGGTCGTACCGCGGCGACCTCGCCGACGCCGACGAGGTCTTCGCCCCGCTGCGCGAGGGTGCGAACCCGATCGCCGACCTCGGCGGTCCGATGGCCTACGCCGACTTGCAGTCGATGCTCGACGAGGACTACCCCGACGGCCTGCGTTACTACTGGAAGTCGGTCTACCTCGACGAACTCACGGACGAGGTCGTCGACCTCATGATTCGGCACAACGAGGCCGCGCCGTCGGCGCTCTCGACGATCGACGTCTGGCACCTCGGGGACGCGGTCGCCGAGGTTCCGACCGACGAGACCGCGTTCTGGCACCGCGAGAAGCCGTACATGCTCACGTTCGAGGCCAACTGGGAGGATCCCGCGGACGACGACGCGAACGTAACGTGGGCCCGAAACAGGATCGACGTCGTCCGAGCGCTGTCGGTGGCGTCGGGCGGGTACGGAAACTTCCCCGGGATGAACGAAGACCCCGGAACCGCCGTCTACGGGGACAACTACGATCGGCTGGTCGAGCTAAAGACGAGATACGATCCGGACAACCTGTTTCCGGGGAGCAGAACGATCGAACCGCGGTCCGCCGACTGA